One Silene latifolia isolate original U9 population chromosome 4, ASM4854445v1, whole genome shotgun sequence DNA segment encodes these proteins:
- the LOC141651689 gene encoding uncharacterized protein LOC141651689 encodes MIRLGVWNVRGLNSDTKQKDIKWFLHQNDVDLFGLLETRVKPVSLNRIANNVCYNWNYITNTSMHIGGRIWVLWRDGRITLDVIDMEAQYIHTKIKVKHTNQEFTATFIYGFNKIEERVPLWNALVRLTVNGPWIVLGDFNNVMYANERLGKLVRDDEMLPFQSTVSTCDLHDLKTTGAFFTWNNKQPSETRVFSRIDRVLVNGDWLTQWPDWYAHYLPEGSFDHCLYIIAHGNCVGGKRKPFKFYNMWTKVKDFDILVKENWHIYVTGSPMFRVVRKHKLLKPALRGLNRALFSDIERNADVAFHLLTDCQLQLQSNSMNTILMDKEREIRETYQLLNDAMNDYLQQKAKCDWAREGDTNSTMFHQVIRKRQLTNKVMKIQNTDGIECNEPDAILQAFLEYYEDLLVTKAQTSDFY; translated from the coding sequence ATGATTAGACTAGGAGTGTGGAATGTTAGGGGCCTAAACAGTGATACGAAACAAAAAGATATTAAGTGGTTCTTACATCAAAATGATGTAGACCTGTTTGGGCTCCTTGAGACAAGGGTAAAACCTGTGTCTCTAAATAGAATTGCTAATAATGTCTGCTATAATTGGAATTATATTACTAATACTAGTATGCATATTGGTGGTAGAATTTGGGTTTTATGGAGAGATGGTAGAATAACATTGGATGTTATAGATATGGAAGCTCAATATATTCATACTAAAATAAAAGTGAAACATACTAATCAGGAGTTTACTGCTACTTTTATTTATGGGTTTAATAAAATAGAAGAGAGGGTACCTCTATGGAATGCTTTGGTTAGACTGACTGTGAATGGTCCATGGATTGTGCTAGGGGATTTTAATAATGTTATGTATGCTAATGAGAGACTGGGGAAACTTGTGAGAGATGATGAAATGTTGCCCTTTCAATCTACTGTGAGTACTTGTGATCTCCATGACCTGAAAACCACTGGAGCTTTTTTCACATGGAACAATAAGCAACCTAGTGAAACAAGAGTATTCAGTAGAATTGATCGAGTGTTGGTAAATGGGGATTGGTTGACACAATGGCCTGACTGGTATGCTCATTATCTACCAGAAGGGAGTTTTGACCACTGTCTTTACATCATAGCTCATGGTAATTGTGTTGGTGGTAAAAGGAAACCTTTCAAATTTTATAATATGTGGACAAAGGTGAAGGACTTTGATATTCTTGTTAAGGAAAACTGGCACATATATGTGACTGGTTCTCCTATGTTCAGGGTTGTCAGGAAGCATAAACTGTTAAAGCCTGCTCTGAGAGGTCTTAATAGAGCATTATTTTCTGATATTGAACGAAATGCGGATGTAGCATTCCATCTGCTCACTGATTGCCAGCTCCAACTACAGTCTAATTCAATGAACACTATTTTAATGGACAAAGAGAGAGAGATCAGAGAAACTTACCAACTGTTAAATGATGCCATGAATGATTACCTCCAGCAAAAGGCAAAATGTGACTGGGCTAGAGAAGGTGATACCAATTCCACTATGTTTCACCAGGTTATCAGGAAAAGACAACTCACTAATAAGGTGATGAAAATTCAGAATACTGATGGGATTGAGTGCAATGAGCCTGATGCTATCTTACAAGCTTTTTTGGAATACTATGAGGATTTACTTGTCACTAAAGCTCAGACCTCTGACTTCTACTAA